In Juglans microcarpa x Juglans regia isolate MS1-56 chromosome 8D, Jm3101_v1.0, whole genome shotgun sequence, the following are encoded in one genomic region:
- the LOC121242581 gene encoding protein KINESIN LIGHT CHAIN-RELATED 2-like, producing the protein MGLARVQRYAINEAADLFEEARSILEKEYGPYHPDTLGVYSNLAGTYDAMGRLDDAIGILEYLVGMREEKLGTANPDMDDERRRLAELLREAGRVRNRKTRSLVTLLDTNPEIINSIASMSIHVLLFF; encoded by the exons ATGGGACTTGCCCGTGTGCAGCGCTATGCAATAAACGAGGCTGCAGATCTGTTTGAAGAAGCAAGAAGTATACTGGAAAAGGAATATGGGCCATATCATCCAGATACATTAGGGGTCTATAGCAATCTTGCTGGCACTTATGATGCAATGGGAAG GCTAGATGATGCCATTGGAATTTTGGAATATCTCGTTGGAATGAGAGAAGAGAAGCTAGGAACAGCAAATCCTGATATGGATGATGAGAGGCGGAGGTTAGCAGAGTTGTTGAGAGAAGCCGGCAGGGTCCGGAACAGGAAAACCAGATCACTAGTTACACTCCTCGACACCAACCCTGAGATCATAAACTCAATAGCATCCATGAGTATCCATGtccttctctttttctga